CACGTCGGCCGAATTGCGGGCCGCCGTCCGCGCCACCGGCGTCCTGCACGTCTACCTGACCAGCACGGCACATGGCCCGGGAACGCGCCGCGCGGGGCACCCGATGGCCGAGCCGTCCGGGGTCGTCGCGGACGGCGTGCGGCTGTGCCACAACGATGTTTTCCGTGCGGTGCACGACGTGTTCGGGCATGTGCTGTCCGGTGCCGGGTTTTCGCCGCGGGGCGAGTTCCGGGCGTCGTTCTGCCACCTGAGCATGTACTCCGAGCCGGTGCACCCGGTCCTGTTCACCGAGCAGATCGCGCAGATCTGCTGGTATTTCTACGGGCCGCACGCGGCGCGGCGCCAGTACCCCGAGCAGAAGGTGTTCGCCTTCCCGGAGGTCTTCGTCGAGGAGTTCCGGGCACTGTTCGCCCTGGAAAAACTTACTTAAAGAAGATATGCTGACCCGGTGACCGAGCTTATGGACGCCAGGCGGCTCGGGGCGGCCGTCCACGCCGATTTTCCCATTCTGGCCCGGCGATTCGGCCCCGATCCGCTGGTGTACCTCGACAACGCGGCGACCTCGCAGAAACCGCGGCCGGTGCTCGACGCGATCCTGGGCTACTACACCGAGGCCAACAGCAACGTGGGCCGCGGCTACTACCGGCTGAGCATGGCCGCCACCGAGGCGTACGAAGGAGCGCGCGCGGCCGTGCAGCGAGCGCTCAACGCGGCGCATCCGGACGAGGTCGTCTTCACCGCGGGCACGACCGCGTCGGTCAACCTGGTCGTCGACACGTTCGGCCGGGCGACGGTGCACGAGGACGACCAGGTGGTCGTCACCGGCATGGAACACAATTCGAACCTGCTGCCGTGGCGCAGGCTCTGCGAGACGACCGGCGCGGAACTGGTCGTCGTGCCCGCGGAGGGCACCGGACGGGTGGACCCGGCGAGGTTCGCCGAGGCGCTGGGCCCGCGCGTGCGCATCGCGGCCGTCGCGCACGTGTCCAATGTGGTCGGCACGGTGAACCCGGTCCGGCGGATGATCGCCGACGCGCATCGCCTGCGGATCCCGGTGCTGGTGGACGGTGCGCAGGCGGTCCCGCACCGGCGGGTCGACGTGCGGGACCTCGACGCGGACTTCTACTGCTTCTCCGCGCACAAGGCCTACGGCCCGATGGGCACCGGGGTGCTGTACGGGAAACGGGAATTGCTTTCGCGCCTGGAGCCGTACCAGGTCGGCGGCGGCACGGTGAAAGGCGTGACCTTCGAGGAACCCGTGGCGTACGTGCCCGCCCCCGCGCGCCTCGAGGCGGGAACGCCGAACGTCGCCGGCGCGGTCGGGCTGGCCGCCGCGTTGTCCTATGTGGACGAACTGGGCTGGGACGAGGTCCGGCGGCACGACGAGACGCTGGTGCGCACCGCGGCCGAGATGCTGGGCAGCTTGTCCCGGGTCCGGATCATCGGGGACCCGGCGGCGGAGCCGAGCGGGATCGTGTCCTTCGCAGTCGACGGGATCCATCCGTACGACGTGGGCGGGCACCTCGACCGGCATGGCGTCGCGGTGCGCAGCGGGGTGCACTGCGCGAACGTCTTCGTCGACAGCTTCGGCGTCGTGGGCACGGTCCGGCTCTCGTTCGCGGTGTACAACACCGAAGCCGAGATCGACCTCGTGCGGCGCGCGGTCGCGACGGTCGAACCCGGGTTCTGGACGGCCGAGCATCCGCGAGAACGGTTCCTGGAGGCGGGCGAGTGACGGCCACCGGGTTCGACGCCGCCGGCTACAAGCGGGACCAGCGGGAGAACTGGGACGCGATCAGCGAGGGCTGGGAGGCGTGCCGCGCCGAGTTCGAGACCGGCGGCGCCCCGGTTTCCGCGCTCCTGCTCGAACTCGGCGGCGTGCGGCCGGGACACCGGGTGCTCGACGTAGGGACCGGTACCGGCGATCCCGCGCTGGCGGCTGCCGCGGCGGTGGGGCCGCGGGGCCGGGTGACCGGGATCGACCTCGCACCGGGAATGATCGAGCGCGCTCGCGCCAGGGCGGCGTCGGGCGGCAACGTCGCGTTCGAGGTCGGCGACGCGGAATCGCTGGACCGCCCGGCCGCGTCGTTCGACGTCGTGCTGAGCCGGTGGGGCCTGATGTTCGTGGTGGACCGCGCGGCGACGCTGCGGTCGCTCGCGCGGATGCTGGCGCCGGGCGGGGTGCTGGCCGCGGCCACGTGGGCGGCGCCGGGGTCGCTGGCCCCGATGACCTCGCTCGGCTTCGGAGTGCTCGCCAGGCGGCTGGAACTGCCGCCGCCGCGGGAGGGCGCGCCGAGCCCGTTCAGCATGGGCGATCCGGAAGTGCTCCGCGAAGAGCTGGCCGAGGCCGGATTCGGGCAGATCGAGATCGGTTCGTTCGAGGCGCCTTTCGTGCTCAGCTCGCCGGAGCGTTATGCCGAGTACAGCAAAGCGGTCGCGCCGCCGGGGCTCAAGGCGCTGCTGCGCGAGCGGTTCGGCAGCGAGGACGACCCGGACACCTGGGCCGAGGTCGCGGACGCCGCGGCCGCGTTCCGGCGGGCGGACGGCCGGGTTTCCCTGCCCAGCAAGACGTTGCTGGCGCGAGCCGTCTCGCCGGCGGCCTGATGCGCTTCGACACCAGGCTGGTGCACAGCGGCCAGCGACCGGAGCCGGGCACCGGCGACCTCGTGCCGCCGATCCACGTCGCGACCACCTATGACCGGTTCTCGCAGGATCCGCCTCGCTGGTTCTACGGGCGGGGCGAGAATCCGACGCGGGAAGCGCTGGAAGAATGTCTCGCCTCGCTGGAGGACGCGCCGTTCTGCACCGTGTTCTCCTCCGGGCAGGCGGCGGCCGCCGCGGCGCTTTCGCTGCTGTCGCCAGGGGATCGGCTGGTGTCCTCGGACGACGTGTACGGCGGCACCTACTCGTTGTTCGCCGAGGCGGAGAGATACGGGATCCGCGTGGAGTACGCGGATCTCGCCGACCCGGCCGAGGCTCACCGTGCGGTGGCGGGCGCGGACCTCGTGTGGGTCGAGAGCCCGAGCAACCCGCTGCTGAAGATCACGGATCTGGCCGGCGTCGCCGCCCGGGCCCGCGACTGCGGCGCGAAAGTGGTCGTGGACAACACTTTCGCCGGCCCGGCCCTCCAGCAGCCGCTCGGCCTCGGCGCCGACGTGAGCCTGCACAGCACGACGAAGTTCGTCGCGGGCCACGCCGACGTGCTCGGCGGGGCCTTGATCTGCCGCGAAGAGGAGCTGCACCGTCGTTTCGCGGCCCATCGCACGGTGACCGGCGCGGCGCCGGGCGGCCTCGACTGCTACCTCGTCCACCGGGGAGTCAAGACGCTGTCCCTGCGGGTGGCGCGACAGGTCGAGAACGCACGGGCGCTGGCCGAAGCGCTCGTCGCCTCGCCGAGGGCGGCGGACGTGCGGTACCCCGGCCTGGAATCGCATCCGGGGCACGCGCTCGCCGCCGTCCAGATGTCCGGGCCCGGGTCGGTGATCAGTTTCCGGTACCGCGGCGACCCGGAGAAGCTGCTCGCGAGCACGCGGTTGTTCGCCTGCGCGGTGAGCCTCGGCGGCGTCCGGTCGCTGATCGAATGCCCGGCGCTGATGACGCACCGGCCGGTTCCCCGCCCGGTCCGGCTGGCGGCCGGGATCACCGACGACCTGATCCGGCTCTCGGCCGGGATCGAGGACGCCGCCGATCTTCTCGAGGACCTGGACCACGCGCTGGAAGGACGACCATGACGGATCCCATCCTGCTCGACGGCGGCGTCGCGACCGAACTCCAGCGCGCGGGCCTGTCCGTGCGCGACCCGTGGTGGGCCACGCGGGCGCTGCTCACCGACCGGAACCGCCGGCTGCTCCAGTCGGTGCACGAGGCGTACCTGGCAGGCGGGGCGCGGGTGATCACGGCGAACACCTTCCGCGCCAACCTCCGCGCGCTGAGGAAGACGACGCTGGATGGCGCGGGGCAGGCGTGGATGGTGCACGCGGCGGTCGGCGTGGCAGGCGCCGCGAGGAACGCCGCGCGAGTGCCGGACGCTCTCATCGCCGGGTCGATCGGCCCGGTCGAGGACTGCTACCGCCCGGACCTGGTGCCGCCGGACGACGAACTGCGCGCCGAGCACGGCTGGCTCGCGCTCCAGCTGTCGCGGGCCGGGGCGGACCTGTTCCTGATCGAGACCATGAACACGATCCGCGAGGCCAGGATCGCCGTGCGGGAAGTGCTCGCCGTCGGCGGCCGGGCGTGGGTTTCCTTCGCCTGCGACGACGACGGGACGCTGCTGTCGGGGGAGCCGGTGGCCGGCGCGGTGCACGCGGTGCAGCGGGACGGCGCGGAGGC
The nucleotide sequence above comes from Amycolatopsis sp. AA4. Encoded proteins:
- a CDS encoding crotonobetainyl-CoA--carnitine CoA-transferase, with protein sequence MDSALAVLAQAQADGRGRAGARIADAATATLNWDDAYCRRVAAYYDQGPLFDLDAALAERYRRFQRETGEHFQLVSEAGIEVRPWRGPGQPYRTSAELRAAVRATGVLHVYLTSTAHGPGTRRAGHPMAEPSGVVADGVRLCHNDVFRAVHDVFGHVLSGAGFSPRGEFRASFCHLSMYSEPVHPVLFTEQIAQICWYFYGPHAARRQYPEQKVFAFPEVFVEEFRALFALEKLT
- a CDS encoding aminotransferase class V-fold PLP-dependent enzyme: MTELMDARRLGAAVHADFPILARRFGPDPLVYLDNAATSQKPRPVLDAILGYYTEANSNVGRGYYRLSMAATEAYEGARAAVQRALNAAHPDEVVFTAGTTASVNLVVDTFGRATVHEDDQVVVTGMEHNSNLLPWRRLCETTGAELVVVPAEGTGRVDPARFAEALGPRVRIAAVAHVSNVVGTVNPVRRMIADAHRLRIPVLVDGAQAVPHRRVDVRDLDADFYCFSAHKAYGPMGTGVLYGKRELLSRLEPYQVGGGTVKGVTFEEPVAYVPAPARLEAGTPNVAGAVGLAAALSYVDELGWDEVRRHDETLVRTAAEMLGSLSRVRIIGDPAAEPSGIVSFAVDGIHPYDVGGHLDRHGVAVRSGVHCANVFVDSFGVVGTVRLSFAVYNTEAEIDLVRRAVATVEPGFWTAEHPRERFLEAGE
- a CDS encoding class I SAM-dependent methyltransferase, yielding MTATGFDAAGYKRDQRENWDAISEGWEACRAEFETGGAPVSALLLELGGVRPGHRVLDVGTGTGDPALAAAAAVGPRGRVTGIDLAPGMIERARARAASGGNVAFEVGDAESLDRPAASFDVVLSRWGLMFVVDRAATLRSLARMLAPGGVLAAATWAAPGSLAPMTSLGFGVLARRLELPPPREGAPSPFSMGDPEVLREELAEAGFGQIEIGSFEAPFVLSSPERYAEYSKAVAPPGLKALLRERFGSEDDPDTWAEVADAAAAFRRADGRVSLPSKTLLARAVSPAA
- a CDS encoding PLP-dependent aspartate aminotransferase family protein is translated as MRFDTRLVHSGQRPEPGTGDLVPPIHVATTYDRFSQDPPRWFYGRGENPTREALEECLASLEDAPFCTVFSSGQAAAAAALSLLSPGDRLVSSDDVYGGTYSLFAEAERYGIRVEYADLADPAEAHRAVAGADLVWVESPSNPLLKITDLAGVAARARDCGAKVVVDNTFAGPALQQPLGLGADVSLHSTTKFVAGHADVLGGALICREEELHRRFAAHRTVTGAAPGGLDCYLVHRGVKTLSLRVARQVENARALAEALVASPRAADVRYPGLESHPGHALAAVQMSGPGSVISFRYRGDPEKLLASTRLFACAVSLGGVRSLIECPALMTHRPVPRPVRLAAGITDDLIRLSAGIEDAADLLEDLDHALEGRP
- a CDS encoding homocysteine S-methyltransferase family protein, which codes for MTDPILLDGGVATELQRAGLSVRDPWWATRALLTDRNRRLLQSVHEAYLAGGARVITANTFRANLRALRKTTLDGAGQAWMVHAAVGVAGAARNAARVPDALIAGSIGPVEDCYRPDLVPPDDELRAEHGWLALQLSRAGADLFLIETMNTIREARIAVREVLAVGGRAWVSFACDDDGTLLSGEPVAGAVHAVQRDGAEAVLVNCTGPEATEVALRALCRGRYGLIGACPNLEDRTGLAAGEHVDRALPSTLEPEQFAELLARWRAEYGLDILGGCCGTTPAHIAAARQVLAEPQLVD